Proteins encoded together in one Telopea speciosissima isolate NSW1024214 ecotype Mountain lineage chromosome 6, Tspe_v1, whole genome shotgun sequence window:
- the LOC122663906 gene encoding DNA (cytosine-5)-methyltransferase DRM2-like — translation MEWNGGSKSSDSLEWIGEDEDEVNSNTVLFSSGSHFRTHAGQEASASHKEASTSAGSNFSLISHFVGMGFSENMVVKAIKENEGNTEAILETLLTYSVVENYPPECELIPSDTNSSESKMDDLDQLSDISSCLGDEETTDHLSDREKKFLQLVDMGFPIDDASSALEKCGPGTSIMELMDFISAAQIGKIPDPQRHPILDENEAGSGHFHTAPPPDKKRKLFEAEERWQKKVDSWRRRQKESYKERKKSLLHEDEETVCIPKNMIGFGVPNTQMTVFNRKISSEVIGPPYFYFENVALTPKGVWDTISRFLYDIKPEFVDSMHFCAAARKRGYIHNLPIQNRFPLQPIPPLTIQETFPLSKKWWPPWDKRTKLNCLNTCTASAKLTERIKKALENWDGEPHPKTQKYVLYECKKWNLVWVGKNKAAPLEPEEIEMLMGYPKHHTRGGGTSRTERFKCLGNAFQVDTVAFHLSVLKKMFPNGISVLSLFSGIGGAEVALHRLGIPLKNVVSVEISEVSRNILHSWWEQTNQKGNLIHVGDVQKLTLDRLEELIKSLGGFDLIIGGSPCNNLTGSNRVSRDGLKGEHSILFYEYFRIINDVKVLMGKV, via the exons ATG GAATGGAATGGCGGCAGTAAATCAAGTGACAGTCTCGAATGGATtggtgaagatgaagatgaagtcaACTCTAACACTGTTCTGTTCTCTTCAGGTTCACATTTTAGAACTCATGCTGGTCAAGAAGCTTCTGCTAGCCATAAGGAG GCAAGTACATCTGCAGGTTCTAACTTCAGTTTGATCTCTCATTTTGTTGGAATGGGCTTCTCTGAAAACATGGTTGTCAAAGCTATCAAGGAGAATG AAGGAAACACAGAAGCTATACTGGAAACTCTTCTGACATACTCG GTGGTTGAAAATTATCCTCCTGAATGTGAACTTATACCATCTGATACCAATTCTTCAGAAAGCAAAATGGATGATCTTGACCAACTATCAGATATCAGCAGCTGTCTTGGAGATGAG GAAACCACAGATCATTTATCTGACAGGGAGAAGAAATTCCTGCAGTTAGTGGATATGGGCTTCCCAATAGATGATGCTTCATCAGCTTTGGAAAAATGTG GTCCAGGTACCTCAATTATGGAACTAATGGACTTTATATCTGCTGCACAAATAGGAAAGATACCCGATCCTCAACGACATCCAATTTTGGATGAAAATGAG GCAGGGTCAGGTCATTTCCACACTGCTCCTCCTCCAGACAAGAAGAGGAAGCTCTTTGAAGCAGAGGAGAGATGGCAAAAAAAAGTTGATTCATGGAGGCGGCGGCAAAAAGAATcatataaagaaagaaagaaatctttGCTGCATGAAGATGAAGAGACTGTTTGTATACCAAAAAATATGATAGGTTTTGGAGTCCCAAATACCCAAATGACTGTGTTCAACAGGAAAATTTCCTCAGAAGTCATTGGGCCTCCTTACTTTTACTTTGAAAATGTGGCCTTAACTCCTAAAGGTGTCTGGGATACCATTTCTCGTTTCTTATATGACATTAAGCCTGAGTTTGTTGACTCGATGCATTTCTGTGCCGCCGCAAGAAAAAGAGGCTACATTCACAATCTTCCCATTCAGAACAGATTTCCTCTCCAACCTATTCCACCACTCACAATTCAGGAAACATTTCCATTGAGCAAGAAGTGGTGGCCTCCATGGGACAAGAGAACTAAATTAAACTGTTTAAACACTTGCACTGCCAGTGCAAAACTGACAGAAAGGATAAAGAAGGCCCTTGAAAACTGGGATGGGGAGCCACATCCAAAGACCCAAAAATACGTTCTTTATGAATGTAAAAAGTGGAATTTAGTTTGGGTTGGCAAGAACAAAGCTGCCCCTCTTGAGCCAGAGGAGATAGAAATGCTCATGGGATACCCTAAGCACCATACAAGAGGGGGTGGAACCAGTAGGACTGAGAGGTTTAAATGTCTTGGAAATGCATTTCAG GTAGACACCGTTGCTTTCCATCTCTCAGTGCTGAAGAAGATGTTTCCAAATGGTATTTCAgtactttctctcttctctggtATTGGGGGTGCCGAGGTAGCTTTGCATCGTCTTGGAATCCCTCTGAAGAACGTCGTGTCAGTGGAGATTTCAGAAGTTAGCAGGAACATTCTTCATAGTTGGTGGGAGCAAACAAATCAAAAAGGAAATCTAATCCATGTTGGAGATGTACAGAAGTTGACCCTTGATAGGTTGGAGGAGCTCATCAAATCACTTGGTGGGTTTGACCTTATAATTGGTGGGAGCCCATGTAACAATCTTACTGGCAGCAATAGGGTGAGCAGAGATGGGCTTAAGGGTGAGCACTCTATTTTGTTCTATGAGTATTTTCGCATTATAAATGATGTTAAGGTTTTGATGGGTAAAGTTTAA
- the LOC122663893 gene encoding vacuolar protein sorting-associated protein 55 homolog produces the protein MMADLPRHVVHCLYSGKLAFLAILVSAGIVLQILACALYNNWWPMLTVLMYILLPMPLMFLAGSDTSSLFSESENSWVDASKFLTGASVVGSIAIPSILKHADIIGWEALAMEISSFLVFLIAIGCFVQMNNEDDYSRF, from the exons atgaTGGCAGACTTACCTCGTCATGTCGTTCATTGCTTGTACAGTGGGAAACTTGCATTTTTAGCAATTTTGGTCTCTGCAGGAATTGTATTGCAAATTCTG GCATGTGCTTTGTATAATAATTGGTGGCCAATGTTAACAG TATTAATGTACATACTTCTTCCCATGCCTTTGATGTTTCTTGCTGGGTCTGAtacctcctctcttttttctgaGAGTGAGAATAG CTGGGTGGATGCTTCTAAGTTCTTGACAGGGGCCTCTGTAGTTGGAAGCATTGCAATACCATCTATATTAAAGCATGCTGATATTATTGGTTGGGAAGCTCTTGCAATGGAGATCTCATCCTTTCTTGTCTTCTTGATCGCCATAGGCTGTTTCGTTCAAATGAACAATGAAGATGATTACAGCAGGTTCTGA